TCGGAATATGCCATGGACATCATGGAGTAGACCATATAATTGAAAAATTAGGATTAGATGCCGAAAAAGTCGAATGGCAAGTAGCAGGTGTAAACCATGGAATATGGTTAACAAAATTCATGTACGAAGGAAAAGATGCCTATCCACTCATTGATGAATTATTAGAAAAAGAGGTTAAAAACTTCAAACCCACCAATCCATTCGACGATCAACTCTCTCCCGTTGCAAAAGATATGTATGAATTCTATGGGAAAATGCCTATTGGAGACACAGTCAGGAACGGAAGTTGGAAATACCATTACAACCTTGAAACAAAGAAAAAGTGGTTTGGTGAGCCATGGGGAGGCGTTGATTCAGAGTTAGGATGGAAATGGTATCAAGACAGACAAGCAGAGATTGCAACTGCAATGCAAAAAGTTGCCAAATATTTCCAAGAGAATAAAAACGCCAAATTACTTTCAAAAGATTCACTCAATGAGATTATATCTCAAACCAAAAACGATGTAAAAGAAGAACTCACAAAAGAAATATACAACTTGTTAGATCCTCAAAAGAAAAGTGGTGAACAACATATATTGTTAGCAAATGCCTTATTAAACGATGAAAAAGTAGACCTTGTTCTCAATTTACCGAATAACGGTACTATACCTGGCATTCCAGACGATGTAGCCGTCGAGATACCTGTGTATGCAGACAAAAATGGAATCCATCGTTACAAAATAGATCCACCACTTCCAGAAAGAATTAAAAAGATGTACCTCTACCCAAGAATCATGAGAATGGAATGGGCATTAGAAGCATTCCTAACTGGAGATAAAAGAGTACTTGAAGAATTTTTGATCAGAGATCCACGTACAAAATCTTACGACCAGGTAGTAAAAGTTATCGATGAAATTCTTGCATTGCCAGGTAATGAAGAAATGAGGAAGCACTACAGCAAAAAATAGTTTATTTTAGGGGGCTAATGCCCCCCTTTATTTAAGTGGTGCGCCCAGCATGGGCAATAGCTAAGCGGTGAAAACCCAAAAATCCACACAGCAATGTATGTCTGAATCTTGAGATTTCAATTCTATCTATTATCTCAGGATAATATAAAGAAAAATAGTTTATTATAGATTTTATATCCACTTCTTCAGGAATAGCTAAAATGTACGTACTAAACGAAAAGTTAGTTAGCAATAGCATAAAAGTAAGAATATAAATGTAGATAGACCCAGGAACTTAGATAAAGTAGTAAAATTTTAAGCTTTTACATATACAGTAGAATCAAAATTTATTATATATGCGTATTAATTAATCCATTTTGGAGGTAAATGATGGAAAGTTTGTACTTAGGAGTTGATGGTGGAGGTACAAAAACATTAGCT
The sequence above is drawn from the Petrotoga miotherma DSM 10691 genome and encodes:
- the aglA gene encoding alpha-glucosidase AglA, producing MTAIKLGIIGAGSAAFSLRLVSDLCKTKGLSGSLVSLMDIDKDRLNAVHMLAKKFAEEFGADLRFETTTNVEDAIKDSSFVVNTALVGGHSYFEQVRKISEKYGYYRGIDSQEFNMVSDYYTISNFNQLKFMHDVAKAIERISPKAWLLQAANPVFELTNLITRTVPINMVGICHGHHGVDHIIEKLGLDAEKVEWQVAGVNHGIWLTKFMYEGKDAYPLIDELLEKEVKNFKPTNPFDDQLSPVAKDMYEFYGKMPIGDTVRNGSWKYHYNLETKKKWFGEPWGGVDSELGWKWYQDRQAEIATAMQKVAKYFQENKNAKLLSKDSLNEIISQTKNDVKEELTKEIYNLLDPQKKSGEQHILLANALLNDEKVDLVLNLPNNGTIPGIPDDVAVEIPVYADKNGIHRYKIDPPLPERIKKMYLYPRIMRMEWALEAFLTGDKRVLEEFLIRDPRTKSYDQVVKVIDEILALPGNEEMRKHYSKK